In Carya illinoinensis cultivar Pawnee chromosome 9, C.illinoinensisPawnee_v1, whole genome shotgun sequence, the following are encoded in one genomic region:
- the LOC122277362 gene encoding KH domain-containing protein At2g38610 isoform X2: protein MSGLYNPSFSPARAASPQIRSTPDVDSQYLSELLAEHQKLGPFMQVLPICSRLLNQEILRVSGMMSNQGFGDFDRLRHRSPSPMASSNIMSSVTGTGLGGWNGLPPERLSGPPGMTMDWQGAPASPSSYTVKRILRLEIPVDTYPNFNFVGRLLGPRGNSLKRVEATTGCRVYIRGKGSIKDPDKEEKLRGRPGYEHLNEPLHILIEADLPASVVDIRLRQAQEIIEELLKPVTIYIFGKSDGN from the exons ATGTCAGGTCTGTACAATCCCAGCTTCTCACCCGCAAGGGCTGCTTCCCCACAGATTAGAAGCACCCCAGATGTTGACAG TCAGTACTTGTCAGAACTGCTTGCAGAGCATCAAAAGCTTGGACCGTTCATGCAAGTTCTTCCGATATGTAGCCGACTATTAAATCAAG AGATATTACGAGTTTCTGGAATGATGTCCAACCAAGGTTTTGGTGACTTTGACAGACTTCGGCATAGAAGCCCCAGTCCCATGGCTTCTTCAAACATCATGTCAAGTGTCACTGGGACGGGATTAGGTGGCTGGAATGGCCTTCCTCCGGAG AGATTAAGTGGACCCCCTGGAATGACAATGGACTGGCAAGGCGCACCTGCAAGCCCTAGCTCATACACTGTCAAGAGGATTTTGCGGTTGGAAATTCCAGTTGATACCTACCCAAAT TTCAACTTTGTTGGGCGGCTTCTTGGCCCTAGAGGCAATTCCTTGAAACGGGTGGAAGCTACAACAGGCTGCCGTGTATACATTAGAGGGAAAGGCTCAATCAAGGATCCAGACAAG GAAGAAAAGCTAAGGGGAAGACCAGGCTATGAACACTTGAATGAACCACTCCACATCTTAATTGAGGCTGATTTACCTGCCAGTGTTGTTGATATAAGGTTGAGGCAGGCACAGGAAATTATTGAAGAATTACTCAAACCTGTG acaatatatatttttggaaaatctgATGGAAATTGA
- the LOC122277362 gene encoding KH domain-containing protein At2g38610 isoform X1 yields the protein MSGLYNPSFSPARAASPQIRSTPDVDSQYLSELLAEHQKLGPFMQVLPICSRLLNQEILRVSGMMSNQGFGDFDRLRHRSPSPMASSNIMSSVTGTGLGGWNGLPPERLSGPPGMTMDWQGAPASPSSYTVKRILRLEIPVDTYPNFNFVGRLLGPRGNSLKRVEATTGCRVYIRGKGSIKDPDKEEKLRGRPGYEHLNEPLHILIEADLPASVVDIRLRQAQEIIEELLKPVDESQDFIKRQQLRELAMLNSNFREESPGPSGSVSPFNSSGMKRAKTGR from the exons ATGTCAGGTCTGTACAATCCCAGCTTCTCACCCGCAAGGGCTGCTTCCCCACAGATTAGAAGCACCCCAGATGTTGACAG TCAGTACTTGTCAGAACTGCTTGCAGAGCATCAAAAGCTTGGACCGTTCATGCAAGTTCTTCCGATATGTAGCCGACTATTAAATCAAG AGATATTACGAGTTTCTGGAATGATGTCCAACCAAGGTTTTGGTGACTTTGACAGACTTCGGCATAGAAGCCCCAGTCCCATGGCTTCTTCAAACATCATGTCAAGTGTCACTGGGACGGGATTAGGTGGCTGGAATGGCCTTCCTCCGGAG AGATTAAGTGGACCCCCTGGAATGACAATGGACTGGCAAGGCGCACCTGCAAGCCCTAGCTCATACACTGTCAAGAGGATTTTGCGGTTGGAAATTCCAGTTGATACCTACCCAAAT TTCAACTTTGTTGGGCGGCTTCTTGGCCCTAGAGGCAATTCCTTGAAACGGGTGGAAGCTACAACAGGCTGCCGTGTATACATTAGAGGGAAAGGCTCAATCAAGGATCCAGACAAG GAAGAAAAGCTAAGGGGAAGACCAGGCTATGAACACTTGAATGAACCACTCCACATCTTAATTGAGGCTGATTTACCTGCCAGTGTTGTTGATATAAGGTTGAGGCAGGCACAGGAAATTATTGAAGAATTACTCAAACCTGTG GACGAGTCCCAGGATTTTATTAAGAGGCAGCAATTGCGTGAATTAGCTATGCTAAATTCAAATTTCAGAGAAGAGAGTCCTGGGCCAAGTGGTAGTGTCTCTCCTTTCAATTCAAGTGGCATGAAACGTGCAAAAACAGGACGCTGA